One genomic region from Cucurbita pepo subsp. pepo cultivar mu-cu-16 unplaced genomic scaffold, ASM280686v2 Cp4.1_scaffold000252, whole genome shotgun sequence encodes:
- the LOC111784640 gene encoding uncharacterized protein LOC111784640 translates to MDEKWNPSKKEGSGSSYHHSSSFIRSGSTSKSPLLRCSSQKSFPASNSKSPHDLPRSYSQKNSSSIGRKYSSLAKEQKARFYIMRRCVAMLVCWHKHGDS, encoded by the coding sequence ATGGACGAGAAATGGAATCCATCAAAGAAGGAAGGTTCAGGAAGTAGTTACCACCATTCTTCATCGTTCATAAGGAGTGGCTCAACCTCCAAATCGCCATTGTTGCGATGTTCTTCACAGAAAAGCTTCCCAGCTTCCAATTCCAAGAGCCCCCACGATCTCCCTCGAAGTTACTCGCAGAAGAACTCTTCTTCCATAGGACGAAAGTACAGCAGCTTAGCCAAGGAACAGAAGGCCCGATTCTACATCATGAGACGCTGCGTTGCAATGCTCGTCTGTTGGCACAAACATGGCGATTCATAA
- the LOC111784649 gene encoding suppressor of disruption of TFIIS-like — MECKNQQSHQSRPQKYECLLFDVDDTLYPLTSGLSKQCTRNIEEYMVQQLGIEKDGVAEMNQFLYRNYGTSMAGLKAIGYEFDNDHYHSFVHGRLPHHNLKRDPVLRALLLSLPIRKVIFSNADDVHVAKVLNRLGLEGCFDRIICFETLNSSNDGSESDSKSSTGDIDIDNDTPPPLPATPILCKPSPNAFESALKIANIDPKRTLFFDDSIRNIKTGKSIGLHTVLVGSSNRGNGVDYALESIHNIREALPELWEVDEKMKNRRLSGKIALETSIVMA, encoded by the exons ATGGAATGCAAAAACCAGCAATCTCATCAATCTCGACCCCAAAAATATGAGTGTCTTCTTTTTG ATGTTGATGATACCCTTTACCCTCTTACTTCTGGTTTGTCAAAACAATGCACCAGAAACATTGAAG AGTACATGGTTCAACAGCTTGGGATAGAGAAAGATGGAGTTGCTGAGATGAACCAGTTTCTGTACAGGAATTATGGGACATCCATGGCTGGCCTTAAG GCTATTGGCTATGAGTTTGACAATGATCACTATCACAG CTTTGTTCATGGAAGATTACCACATCATAACCTCAAGCGCGATCCTGTTCTTAGAGCTCTCTTGCTTAGTTTGCCGATTCGCAAAGTC ATCTTCTCGAACGCAGACGATGTTCATGTTGCTAAAGTTCTAAATAGGCTTGGTTTGGAGGGTTGTTTTGATAGGATCATATGCTTTGAGACTCTCAACTCCTCTAATGATGGCTCTGAATCCGATTCAAAAAGCTCGACCGGGGACATCGACATCGACAACGACACTCCTCCGCCGCTCCCCGCCACACCGATTCTCTGCAAACCGTCCCCAAATGCATTTGAATCAGCACTCAAAATAGCCAACATTGACCCCAAAAGAACA CTCTTCTTCGATGATAGCATCCGCAACATAAAGACAGGGAAATCCATTGGCCTCCACACAGTGCTG GTTGGATCATCAAACAGAGGAAATGGAGTGGATTATGCACTGGAAAGCATTCATAATATAAGAGAAGCATTGCCAGAGCTGTGGGAAGTGGatgagaagatgaagaacagaagGCTTTCTGGAAAGATTGCTTTGGAGACATCAATTGTAATGGCTTAA
- the LOC111784648 gene encoding probable linoleate 9S-lipoxygenase 5, with the protein MLIGSIVGAISGLRHGGKKIHGTVVLMRSNVLDFNDFGSSLLDNLHEILGGGVSLRLVSADHGDPSKHFQGKVGEEAYLENWIANTIIPIFAGETAFSVTFDWDEELGVPGAFFIRNEHFSEFFLKSVTLEDVPGHGRLHFDCNSWVYPAKNYKTDRIFFANQAYLPNETPEPLRKYRADELSNLRGNGKGERKEWDRIYDYDVYNDIGDPDSNLDLGRPVLGGSTKYPYPRRGRTGRPPSKKDPKSESRLPDSSKPTDVYVPRDERFGHLKMSDFLAYGLKSISRSIKPKLEDLFDTTPGEFDDFNDVFALFEKGLPVPRSLLEGITENIPAPLLKEIFRTDGERFLRFPTPQLIHGHDTRLEF; encoded by the exons ATGTTGATTGGAAGCATTGTGGGGGCTATCTCTGGGCTGAGGCATGGAGGGAAGAAGATCCATGGAACTGTGGTTTTGATGCGAAGCAATGTTTTGGATTTCAATGATTTTGGTTCATCTCTTCTCGATAATCTTCACGAGATTTTAGGGGGCGGTGTTTCTCTTCGTCTCGTTAGTGCTGATCATGGCGATCCTT CTAAACATTTTCAAGGGAAAGTTGGAGAGGAAGCTTACTTGGAGAATTGGATTGCCAATACAATAATCCCAATATTTGCAGGAGAAACAGCCTTCAGTGTTACATTTGATTGGGATGAAGAACTTGGAGTTCCAGGAGCTTTCTTTATCAGAAATGAACATTTTAGTGAATTCTTTCTCAAATCCGTCACGCTCGAGGACGTTCCCGGCCATGGACGACTCCATTTCGACTGCAATTCTTGGGTTTATCCCgctaaaaattataaaaccgATCGTATTTTTTTCGCCAACCAG GCGTACCTTCCTAATGAAACACCGGAGCCACTTCGTAAATATAGGGCAGATGAATTATCGAACCTTAGAGGAAATGGAAAAGGAGAGCGGAAGGAATGGGATAGAATCTACGACTATGATGTCTACAATGATATTGGTGACCCAGATAGCAATTTGGACCTGGGTCGTCCGGTTCTCGGAGGGTCAACTAAATATCCGTACCCTCGTAGAGGGAGAACGGGTAGACCACCTTCGAAGAAAG ATCCCAAAAGTGAAAGTAGATTACCGGACTCGAGTAAACCTACGGATGTATATGTTCCgagagatgaaagatttggtCATTTGAAGATGTCGGATTTTCTTGCTTATGGCTTAAAATCTATTTCTCGATCGATAAAACCTAAACTGGAGGATCTATTTGACACGACGCCCGGGGAATTTGACGACTTTAATGATGTGTTTGCCCTGTTTGAAAAGGGGTTGCCAGTCCCAAGATCTTTGCTTGAGGGCATCACTGAGAACATTCCAGCTCCATTGCTAAAAGAAATCTTTAGAACTGATGGTGAACGGTTTCTTAGGTTCCCAACTCCTCAGCTAATTCATG GTCATGACACAAGGTTAGAATTCTAG